GGTACGTTGATCCGGTACTGGATCAACGTTCGAGTGCTAGATCGACGTCCCTCGCACAGGAGGAAACCCCCGTGAAACTGGTCATATTCGGCGCGAACGGCCCGACCGGCCGACTGACCACCGAACAGGCGCTCCGCGAGGGCCACGAGGTCACCGCCGTGACCCGGCGGCCCGACGCGTTCGAGATCGGCGACGCCCGGTTAAGCGTGGTCAAGGCGGACATCCTCAACCCCGACGAGGTGCACCGCGTGGTGGCCGGCCACGACGCCGTCATCTCCACGGTCGGCATCCCGTACACCAAGGAGCCGGTCACGGTGTACTCGGAGGGCACGGCGAACGTCATCAAGGCGATGGACGCCCATGGCATCCGGCGCCTGGTCTGCGTCAGCTCGATCGGGGCCAACTACGAGGACGCGCCCGGCGAGGCGTTCGTCTTCCGCAAGGTGATCGTGCCGATCCTGCTCAAGATGGGCCGCCCCCTCTACGAGGACACGAGCCGCATGGAGGACATCGTGGGCGCCAGCGACCTGGACTGGACGGTCGTTCGTCCCGCCGGTCTCTTCGACGCCACGACCACCACCGACTACGTCGTCAGCACGTCCCGCCACCCCGGCTGGTTCACCTCGCGCAACGACCTCGCGGACGCGCTGGTGCGGGAGGCGGTCGACAACCGCAACCCCCGCGCCCGCGTCGAGGTCATCACCACCCAGGGCGTCCCCAGCTACTTCGAGGTCTTCAAGAAGGAAGCGCTGCACATCGGCAAGAAGTAAGCCGCATGAGCCGCATGAGCGGTACGAGGTAGGCCGGGCCCCGTGGGTGGACGACGGGACCGGGCCTCCTTCATGGGCGCACGCGACCGGACGTGACGCACCTCGACGGCGTGGGGGTCAGCCGGCGCGCAGCAGCGTCAGGCCCATGGACATGCCGCCGCCGAACGCCGCAAGCAGGGTCAGGTCGCCCGGGGCCACCGCGCCCGAACGGGCCAGCTGGTCAAGGGTGATGGGGACCGAGGCCGCGCCGGTGTTGCCGTACCGGGTGACCGTGGTGGCCATCCGCTCGGCGGGGATGCCCAGCCGTTCGGACATGCTCTCCAGGAGCCGCCCGTTGGCCTGATGCGGCACGAAGTGCGCGATGTCGCCCTGGCTCACCCCGTTGTCCTTGAGGAACTCCTCTATGCCGGGGACGACTTGGGTCTCGACGAACTCGCTGACGCCCCGCCCGTTCATCGAGAAGTACTGCATCCCCTCGCGCAGCGTCTCCTGCGTCGCCGGCATCCGGCTGCCGCCGCCGGGCACCCCGATCAGCTCGCGCGCGGAGGCGAAGCTCGCCAGCCGGGTGGAGACCAGCCGCTGGCCGCCGCCCGGGCCGAGCACGACGGCACCGGCGCCGTCCCCGAACAGCACGATCGTGCGCCGGTCCATGGGCGAGAGGATGCGCGAGTACACGTCGGCGCCGATGACCAGGGCGTAGTCGGCCGTCGAGTCGGCGAGCGTGCGCTCGGCGATCGACAGGGCGAACGTGAAGCCGCTGCACACCGAGTTGACGTCGAACGCGGCCGTGCCGTGCCCGGCGCCCAGCTCGTCGGCGACGACACAGGCCGTCGCCGGCTGCGGGGAGTCCGGGGTGGAGGTCGCCACGATGATGAGACCGAGCTCGGCGGCGCCGATCCCGGCCCGCTCCAGGGCCGTCCGGGCGGCCGCGACGGCGAGGTCCGAGGTGGCCTCCTCGGGCTTCGCCCAACGCCGTTCACGGATCGCGGTCTTGCGCAGGATCGCCAGTTCGGAGGTCCCGGCCAGCTCGCTGATGTCCTTGTTGGTCATCACCCGACTGGGCACGTACGACCCGGTCGCGAGTATGCCCCGTGCGTCGTCCTGGGCGGCACCGCATGTGATCATGGTCTGCTCCAATGTCGTCCTGACGTCCTGCCTGGTACCGGCCACCCGCCCGCGTCGGCCGTGACGGCCGCGACGCCGGGTACGGCGAACCCGCATGGGATCAGGACACTCGGCGCTCGATCCGAGGTCCAGCAAGGACCCGCTGATCTGTCAGATGAGCTGCCGCCGACGGAACGACTCCGGCCGACGCCGGGCTGCCGGGCCCCAACCGCCGGGCCGCGAAGGGCTGTTCAGTCGGAGGCGGGGAGCTGCGCCGCCAGACCGTCGAGGACGAGCTTCACGCCGAGGCGGAAGTTGTCCTCCCAGTCCTCGTCGAGCATGTACTCGTACGCCACGAGCGTCGGATACAGGTCCTGCTGCTCGCGCAACTGCTCCTGTGCCGCCGCGCGTTCGGCCTTCGACCACTGGAGGTTGGACTGGCTCGCCGCCGAGCCCAGGACGTGGTTGTACAGTAGCCAGCAGGTGGCCTGGGTCTGCTGCGCCTTGAATCCGGCGCGCGACAGCGTCGCCTGGAGGAACTCCAGCCACGTGAGGAAGTTCGGCCCGATCGACGGCCGTTGACGCAGTGGCAGCGCCGCGGACCAGGGGTGCCGCAGGAGCATGGCCCGGCACCCGGAGAGGAGGGCCACGACGTCCTCCTGCCAGTTTCCGTCGTGGCGGTCGGGGAGCGGGGCCCCGGCGAAGATGGCGTCGGTGGCCAGATCGACCACGTCGTCCTTGGTGTCGATGTGCCAGTACAGCGTCGTGGCGCCGACGCCGAGGCGCTCCGCCAGCCGGCGCATGGTCAGCCGCTCCATGCCCTCCTCGTCGAGCAGGGCGATCGCCGCCTCTATGATGCGCGTCCTGGTCAGCGGCGGTTCCTGGCGCGGCGCGGGCGAGCGGCGCAGCCAGATGCTCTGCTCGGAACCCGAGCCCGTACGACCGTTCCCCCGTGACTTTCCCACGCTGATACCACCAACCTTTCCGGCTCATCGTACGTGGGAGAACGCCGCGTAGTACATTGATCGACATACTCGAACAACGTACGAGAGCCCGATCGTTGTTCCATAGCCGATCGTGGTTCCGATCGCGGTTCTGATCGTTGCTGCATCCCCTCACGTGCGTCTCCCCGCCGCACGCCGGTCCGGCCGTCCGGTCCGTCCGACCCCGTCCGCCAGGAAGGAACGCATGAAGCTGGTCGTGTTCGGCGCCAACAGTCCGACGGGACGGCTGGTCACGGCCATGGCCATGAGCGCGGGGCACACCGTCACCGCGATCACCCGGCGGCCGGCCGACTTCCCGTTCTGCGACCACCGGGTGCAGACCGCCGCCGCGGACGTGATGGACGCCGACGCGGTGGACTGGGTCACGGGCGGCCACGAGGCGGTCGTCTCGGTGATCGGTGTGCCGCCCTCCGTGCGGCCCGTCACCGTCTGCTCCCAGGCCACCTACAACATCGTCAAGGCGATGATCGGCCACGGGATGCGGCGGCTGCTCTGCGTCGCATCCGCCGGCCTCGACGCCGCCGACCTGTCCCGGGCCGGGCTCATGCGGCAGCGGGCGATCCGCCCGGTGGTCCTCGCGTCCGGTCGCGCCGTCCAGCGGGACGTGCGGCGCATGGAGGACATCGTCCGGGAATCAGGGCTCGACTGGACGCTGCTGCGGCCCGGGCGTCTCATCACCGGGAGAGATGTGAGCGACTACCGGATCACCGCGCTCCCGGCGTCGCGCCCGCTCACCTCCCGGACCGATATCGCGCACGCCCTCGTCCATGAGGTCGCGCACGGCGAACACCTGGGCGAGACCGTTTACGTCTCGTAGTCCAAGTAAAGGCGATGTAAAGATAAGGTAAAGTGGATTGTTGGGTGTAACGTCCACTTTTTCGTAGTTTCCGGGTGCAATGATGGCGCTCACCAACGGGGCGACCGGTGTGTTTCCGCTCCTCGGCGGGGTAGGTGACAGATCTGCACTCTGTGTGGTGGTGCAAAGGTTGACCCGTCGATAAAGTGTTCTCCCGTGTTGTATTGACCGTCCGCAGGCAATATGTTCCAAGCCTGGCGGGACAGCTATTCGGGGGTCACATTTGAGTGCAGCCGGGTTTCCGCTGACCAAGATGGGAAAGCACGGGGAGAACGCAGATCGATTATTCGGCGAGAATGTTCCGCCGGATGAATTGCTGCGGGAGATATCGACTTCGCTCTTCGCCTCCTTGCCGCGCGCCGACCAGCGAAAGAAGGGCGTCGAGTACGTCCGGGGGCTCCTGGAGGTTCCCGGGCGCAAGTCGATCAGGAACATCGCGAGTCTGATCGGCGGCCGGGCGACCGACCAGAGCCTGCACCACTTCATCAGCGAGTCGACGTGGGACTGGGCGCCGGTGCGGCACGCCCTCGCCCGCTATCTGGTGCCGCGCCTGCCGGTCGAGGCCTGGGTGGTGCAGGACACGGTCATCCGCAAGGCCGGGCAGCACTCGGTCGGCGTGGACCGCAGGTTCGTCCCGGCCGAGGGGCGCGTGCTCAACGCCCAGCAGGCGATCGGCGTCTGGGCGGCCTCCGGCTGCCGGAGCAGCCCGGTCGACTGGGGGCTGCATCTGCCCCCGACCTGGATCGACGACCGGTCGCTGCGCGACCGCGCCTCGATTCCCGACAGCACCGAGGCCGAGACCCTGTCCGACCGGGCCGTCCGGCTGTGCGTCGGCATGGTGGCGGACTGGGGGATGCCGGTACGGCCGGTGGTGCTGGACGCCGGCGCCCTGAACCTCCCGATGCTCGTCGACCGGCTGGGCCGCAAGGGCATCCCGCTGCTGGCCCGGGTCGACCCGTCGGTCGCGCTGCTCGTCTCGGACGCGGCGCTGACCGGCCACCGCGGCTCGGCGACCATGCCGGCCGGTGACGTCATCCGCGCGGCCGCCGGCATCAGACAGCCCGTCCAGTGGCGCGAGTTCGGCAGCTACGGCCGCGTACGGACGGGCCTGATCTCCAGCGTGGCCGTGCGACTTCCCCTGGGGCTCACCGGAAGAATCCGGGCCGGCGGCAGCCGTCGGCTGGCCCTCATCGGGCTGGCCGGGACCGACCGGCCGAGCGAGCCCGAGCTGTGGCTCACCAATCTGACGGAACCTCACCCAGCCTCCCTGCTCACGCTGTTCACCCAGTTGGAGCGGGTGCGGGACGACTACCGCGAAGTCGCCAAGAACGTCGGCATCGAGGACTACGTGGGCCGTTCGTTCGACGGCTGGCACCGCCACATGACCCTCGCCTCGGCCGCCCACGCCATCGCCGTACTGAGCAGCCCGGGCCAGGTGTGGAACGGGCGGACGGACGGGCGCGCGGACCGGGCGCGGTCCGGCACCTGACGAAGTGAGCCGTGGCGCGTTGTCGCGCTCCGGCCCCCGCCACAGGATCGGAACCACAGGATCGGACCGTCGGCGGACACCCCGGCCGTCGGGCCGGCTCCCGCACAGGAACCGTGATCCATGCCTGACGGCAACCGCGAACCGTGCCTCACGGCAACCGTGAGATGACATGGCGGACCGATCCATCCACAAGGGGAGAGGCTTCAGTGGACAACCCTGTGCTCGACAGCGGTGACATCGGCGACGTCGGCGACATCAGCGATATCTGCGGCATCGGCTCGAAACCCGCCCGGCAGCAGCCGGATTGGGACGACGCGGAGAGCGTACGGCGGGTGCGGCGGCAACTCCGGGCCGCCCCGGGGCTCGTCACCCCCGACGCCGTGCGCACGCTGCGCTCGGTGCTGGCCGTCGTCGCCGCCGGGGACGCCCATGTGGTGCAGGCGGGCGACTGCGCGGAGGACCCCACCGAGGGCACCCGGCCCCATGTCGCCCGCAAGGCAGGCCTGTTGGACGTGCTCGCGGGCGCGCTGAAGGGGATCGGCCACCGGCCGGTGGTCCGGGTGGGGCGGCTGGCCGGCCAGTTCGGCAAGCCCCGTTCCAAACCGACGGAGTGGGTCGGCGACCTCGAACTCCCCGTCTACCGCGGCCACATGGTCAACAGTCCCGACACCGACCCGCTGGCCAGACGGCCGGACCCGCGGCGCATGCTGGCCTGCTACCGCGCCTCCCGCACGGTGATGCGCCATCTCGGCTGGCACCGCGGGCCGGGGGAGCCCGGCATCGATCCACCGGTGTGGACCAGCCACGAGGCCCTCGTCCTCGACTACGAGCTGCCGCTCGTGCGCGAGGACCCCGCCGGGGCGCCGGTCCTCACCAGCACGCACTGGCCGTGGATCGGCGACCGCACCCGTCAACTGGACGGCGCTCACGTCGCGTTGCTCGCCGCCGTGGCCAATCCGGTCGCCTGCAAGGTGGGGCCGGGCATGACCACGGAAGAGCTGCTCGCCCTGTGCGAACGCCTCGACCCGGCGCGCGAACCCGGCCGGCTCACGCTGATAGCCCGCATGGGGGCGCAGCTCGTCGCCCACCGGCTGCCGCCGCTCGTGGCGGCGGTGCGGGAGGCCGGGCATCCCGTCATCTGGCTCTGCGACCCGATGCACGCCAACACGGTCACCACCCCGGACGGCCGCAAGACCCGCTACCTCGACTGGATCGCCCGGGAGGCACGGGACTTCAGGGCCGGGGTGCTGTCGGCCCGCGGGACCGCCGGCGGACTGCACCTGGAGACCACCCCGGACGACGTCACGGAATGCGCCCAGAGCCCCTCGGACACCGACCGGGTCGGCGACCGCTACACCAGCCTGTGCGATCCGCGGCTGCGCCCGGACCAGGCCGTGTCCGTGATCGCGGCCTGGGCGGACCGGACCAACTCGTAGAAGTCGTAAGCCGTAACAGCTTGCAGGAGCTCGTAGAAGCTCGTAGAAGGAGGACCGCAGATGGAAGGCAAGATCGCCCTGGTCACCGGGGCGGCAGGCGGGATCGGGGCCGCGGTGGCCCGCGCGCTCGGCGAACGCGGGGCCACGGTGGCCGTCGTGGACCGCGACGCGGACGGCGTCCTGCGCACCGTGCAGAAGCTGACCGCCGACGGTGTGCGGGCCGAGGGGTTTCCGGCCGACCTCACCGACCGTGCCGAGGCCGGCGACGTCGTCGACGTGGTCGAGGAGGTGCTCGGGCCGGTCGACCACCTCGTCAACGCGGCGGGGGTGCTGCACCTGGCCGAGGCACGGCACCTGACCGACCAGGACTGGGACGCCACCTTCGCGGTGAACGCCACGGGCGTGTTCCTCATGTCGCGCGCGGTGGTCAACCGGATGGTGCCGCGCGGTCGCGGCGCCATCGTCACCGTCGCCTCGAACGCGGCGGGCACGGCACGCACCCACATGGCCGCGTACGCCGCCTCGAAGGCCGCCGCGACGATGTTCACCAAGTGCCTGGGCCTGGAAGTCGCCCGGCACGGCATCCGGTGCAACGTGGTGGCCCCCGGGTCCACCGACACCCCGATGCTCAGCTCCATGTGGCACGACGCGAGCGGACGCCGCACCACCCTCGAGGGCCGCCCCGACGAGTACCGGGTCGGCATTCCCCTCGGCAAACTGGCCAGCCCCACGGACATCGCCGACGCCGTCGCGTTCCTGCTGTCCGACCAGGCCGGACACATCACCCTGCACAGCCTCACGGTGGACGGCGGCGCCACCCTCGGCGGGTAGCCATGCCATGCCACGCCATGACGACGCGCGATCGGACCAGGCGGAGAGAAGACATGAGCGGGATACCTGCCATCGAACCCTACGAACTGCCCCGCGCGGGCGAGTTGCCCGTGCCCGTCCCCTCGTGGACGGTCGATCCCCGGCGCGCGGTGCTGCTGGTGCACGACATGCAGGGCTACTTCCTCCGGGCGTTCCCGGAGCCCCAGCGGGAGCAACTGCTCTCCAACGCCGCACTGTTGCGCACCCGCTGCGCCGAACTCGGCATCCCCGTCGCGTACACGGCGCAGCCCGGCGCCATGGACGACGCGCAGCGCGGTCTGCTGCGGGACTTCTGGGGGCCGGGGATGCGGCGTTCGGCCGCCGACCGCGAGATCGCGGCGGAACTGGCGCCGGCGCCCGACGACTGGATGTTCACCAAGTGGCGCTACAGCGCCTTCTTCCGCTCCGGTCTGCTGGAGCGGATGCGCGCGCACGGCCGCGACCAGCTGATCATCTGCGGGGTGTACGCGCACGTCGGCGTACTGATGACCGCCGTCGACGCGTTCACCCACGACCTGGAGACGTTCCTCGCCGCCGACGCCGTCGCCGATTTCTCCGCCGCCGATCACCGGCTGGCGCTCGACTACGCGGCGCGCTGCTGCGCCGTCGTCCGCACGGTCAAGGAGCTCGTCGCGTGACAACCGATCCCCTGACGTCCGATCCCCTGACGTCCGATCCCTTGACGTCCGATCCCTTGACGTCCGATCCCTTGACGTCCGATCCGCCGGCATCCGACGCACCGGCATCCGATCTGCTCGACAGGGTGCTGGCACCGCATCCGCCGCCCTTCGCGCTGCTGCACCGGCCCGGGGCGGGCGGCGGCGGGCGGTTGGAGGTGCTCGTCGGCGAGGTGCGCAGCCGGCCCACGCTCGCGTCGATCCCGCTGCCGACCGGGCCGACCGGGCCGCCCGCCGACGGCCGGGCCCGTCACGACGTCCTGGCCCTGGTGCCCTACCGGCAGATCGGCGAGCGCGGCTACGCCGGCGTCGACGACGGCGCGCCGCTGCTCACCCTGGAGGTGACCGCCCAGGAGACGCTGCCCCTGGCCGAGGCCCTGCCCCGGCTCGTCCGCACGCCGACCCGGCTGGTCGACGGGCACTTCGCACCCGACGACGAGACGTACGCCGCGACGGTACGGAAGGTCATCGCGGACGAGATCGGCATGGGCGAGGGCGCGAACTTCGTCATCAAACGCTCGTACCGGGCGCGGATCGGCGACTACTCCCTGGCCGGCGCGCTGTCCTTCTTCCGCAACCTGGTGGAGACCGAGTCCGGCGCGCACTGGACCCATGTCGTGCACACCGGCAGCCGCACCTTCGTCGGGGCCTCGCCGGAACGGCATGTGAGCCTGTCCGGCGGGACGGTGGTGATGAACCCGATCAGCGGCACCTACCGCTATCCCGCCGCCGGCGCCGACCTGTCCCAGGTGCTGGGGTTCCTCGCCGACCCCAAGGAGACCGACGAGCTGTACATGGTCCTCGACGAGGAACTGAAGATGATGGCCCGGGTCTGCGACACCGGGGGCACGGTGGTCGGCCCGTATCTGAAGGAGATGGCCCGGCTCGCGCACACCGAGTACCTCATCGAGGGACGCAGCACCCGCGACCCGAGGGAGATCCTGCGGGAGACGCTGCTCGCGCCCACGGTCACCGGCAGCCCGCTGGAGAGCGCCTGCCGGGTGATCGCGCGGTACGAGCCCGAGGGGCGCGGCTACTACAGCGGAGTCGCCGCCCTGATCGGCAGGGACGAACAGGGCGCCCGCGCACTGGACTCCTGCATTCTCATCCGCACCGCCGAGATCGACCCGGACGGCCGCGTCGACATAGGGGTCGGCGCCACCGTCGTACGGCACTCCGACCCGGATGCCGAGGCGGCGGAGACGCGGGCGAAGGCTGCCGGGCTGCTCGCCGCCCTGGAGGGCGCGCGGACGGGGCGGTTCGCCGACCATCCGCAGGTGCGCGCCGCGCTGGCAGAACGCAACGCCTCCGTCGCCGAGTTCTGGCTCGGCGGACCGGACACGCGCGCCACGGTGGTGCCGGCGCTGGCCGGGGCCCGGGTGCTGGTCGTCGACGCGGAGGACACCTTCACCGCGATGCTCGACCACCAACTCCGCGCGCTGGGACTGTCGGTGACGGTGTGCCGGTTCGACGAGGAGTACGCGTCCGCGCTGCGCGAGCACGATCTCGTGGTGCTCGGTCCCGGCCCCGGCGACCCCCGCGACGCCGGGCATCCGAAGATCGCGCGGCTGCGGACGGTCGTCGACGAACTGCTCGCCGAGGACCGCCCGTTCCTCGCGGTGTGCCTCAGTCACCAAGTGCTGTGCACCCGGCTGGGGTTCGAGGTGGCGCGCCGGGAGGTGCCCAACCAGGGGACGCGGCGGGAGATCGACTTCTTCGGGGCGCGCGAGACGGTC
The Streptomyces sp. NBC_01485 genome window above contains:
- a CDS encoding NAD(P)-dependent oxidoreductase, producing MKLVIFGANGPTGRLTTEQALREGHEVTAVTRRPDAFEIGDARLSVVKADILNPDEVHRVVAGHDAVISTVGIPYTKEPVTVYSEGTANVIKAMDAHGIRRLVCVSSIGANYEDAPGEAFVFRKVIVPILLKMGRPLYEDTSRMEDIVGASDLDWTVVRPAGLFDATTTTDYVVSTSRHPGWFTSRNDLADALVREAVDNRNPRARVEVITTQGVPSYFEVFKKEALHIGKK
- a CDS encoding 3-oxoacyl-ACP synthase III family protein, whose amino-acid sequence is MITCGAAQDDARGILATGSYVPSRVMTNKDISELAGTSELAILRKTAIRERRWAKPEEATSDLAVAAARTALERAGIGAAELGLIIVATSTPDSPQPATACVVADELGAGHGTAAFDVNSVCSGFTFALSIAERTLADSTADYALVIGADVYSRILSPMDRRTIVLFGDGAGAVVLGPGGGQRLVSTRLASFASARELIGVPGGGSRMPATQETLREGMQYFSMNGRGVSEFVETQVVPGIEEFLKDNGVSQGDIAHFVPHQANGRLLESMSERLGIPAERMATTVTRYGNTGAASVPITLDQLARSGAVAPGDLTLLAAFGGGMSMGLTLLRAG
- a CDS encoding TetR/AcrR family transcriptional regulator C-terminal domain-containing protein, encoding MGKSRGNGRTGSGSEQSIWLRRSPAPRQEPPLTRTRIIEAAIALLDEEGMERLTMRRLAERLGVGATTLYWHIDTKDDVVDLATDAIFAGAPLPDRHDGNWQEDVVALLSGCRAMLLRHPWSAALPLRQRPSIGPNFLTWLEFLQATLSRAGFKAQQTQATCWLLYNHVLGSAASQSNLQWSKAERAAAQEQLREQQDLYPTLVAYEYMLDEDWEDNFRLGVKLVLDGLAAQLPASD
- a CDS encoding NAD(P)-dependent oxidoreductase, giving the protein MKLVVFGANSPTGRLVTAMAMSAGHTVTAITRRPADFPFCDHRVQTAAADVMDADAVDWVTGGHEAVVSVIGVPPSVRPVTVCSQATYNIVKAMIGHGMRRLLCVASAGLDAADLSRAGLMRQRAIRPVVLASGRAVQRDVRRMEDIVRESGLDWTLLRPGRLITGRDVSDYRITALPASRPLTSRTDIAHALVHEVAHGEHLGETVYVS
- a CDS encoding IS701 family transposase, producing MGKHGENADRLFGENVPPDELLREISTSLFASLPRADQRKKGVEYVRGLLEVPGRKSIRNIASLIGGRATDQSLHHFISESTWDWAPVRHALARYLVPRLPVEAWVVQDTVIRKAGQHSVGVDRRFVPAEGRVLNAQQAIGVWAASGCRSSPVDWGLHLPPTWIDDRSLRDRASIPDSTEAETLSDRAVRLCVGMVADWGMPVRPVVLDAGALNLPMLVDRLGRKGIPLLARVDPSVALLVSDAALTGHRGSATMPAGDVIRAAAGIRQPVQWREFGSYGRVRTGLISSVAVRLPLGLTGRIRAGGSRRLALIGLAGTDRPSEPELWLTNLTEPHPASLLTLFTQLERVRDDYREVAKNVGIEDYVGRSFDGWHRHMTLASAAHAIAVLSSPGQVWNGRTDGRADRARSGT
- a CDS encoding 3-deoxy-7-phosphoheptulonate synthase, which produces MDNPVLDSGDIGDVGDISDICGIGSKPARQQPDWDDAESVRRVRRQLRAAPGLVTPDAVRTLRSVLAVVAAGDAHVVQAGDCAEDPTEGTRPHVARKAGLLDVLAGALKGIGHRPVVRVGRLAGQFGKPRSKPTEWVGDLELPVYRGHMVNSPDTDPLARRPDPRRMLACYRASRTVMRHLGWHRGPGEPGIDPPVWTSHEALVLDYELPLVREDPAGAPVLTSTHWPWIGDRTRQLDGAHVALLAAVANPVACKVGPGMTTEELLALCERLDPAREPGRLTLIARMGAQLVAHRLPPLVAAVREAGHPVIWLCDPMHANTVTTPDGRKTRYLDWIAREARDFRAGVLSARGTAGGLHLETTPDDVTECAQSPSDTDRVGDRYTSLCDPRLRPDQAVSVIAAWADRTNS
- a CDS encoding 2,3-dihydro-2,3-dihydroxybenzoate dehydrogenase — its product is MEGKIALVTGAAGGIGAAVARALGERGATVAVVDRDADGVLRTVQKLTADGVRAEGFPADLTDRAEAGDVVDVVEEVLGPVDHLVNAAGVLHLAEARHLTDQDWDATFAVNATGVFLMSRAVVNRMVPRGRGAIVTVASNAAGTARTHMAAYAASKAAATMFTKCLGLEVARHGIRCNVVAPGSTDTPMLSSMWHDASGRRTTLEGRPDEYRVGIPLGKLASPTDIADAVAFLLSDQAGHITLHSLTVDGGATLGG
- a CDS encoding isochorismatase family protein, with the protein product MSGIPAIEPYELPRAGELPVPVPSWTVDPRRAVLLVHDMQGYFLRAFPEPQREQLLSNAALLRTRCAELGIPVAYTAQPGAMDDAQRGLLRDFWGPGMRRSAADREIAAELAPAPDDWMFTKWRYSAFFRSGLLERMRAHGRDQLIICGVYAHVGVLMTAVDAFTHDLETFLAADAVADFSAADHRLALDYAARCCAVVRTVKELVA
- a CDS encoding anthranilate synthase family protein, producing MTSDPLTSDPPASDAPASDLLDRVLAPHPPPFALLHRPGAGGGGRLEVLVGEVRSRPTLASIPLPTGPTGPPADGRARHDVLALVPYRQIGERGYAGVDDGAPLLTLEVTAQETLPLAEALPRLVRTPTRLVDGHFAPDDETYAATVRKVIADEIGMGEGANFVIKRSYRARIGDYSLAGALSFFRNLVETESGAHWTHVVHTGSRTFVGASPERHVSLSGGTVVMNPISGTYRYPAAGADLSQVLGFLADPKETDELYMVLDEELKMMARVCDTGGTVVGPYLKEMARLAHTEYLIEGRSTRDPREILRETLLAPTVTGSPLESACRVIARYEPEGRGYYSGVAALIGRDEQGARALDSCILIRTAEIDPDGRVDIGVGATVVRHSDPDAEAAETRAKAAGLLAALEGARTGRFADHPQVRAALAERNASVAEFWLGGPDTRATVVPALAGARVLVVDAEDTFTAMLDHQLRALGLSVTVCRFDEEYASALREHDLVVLGPGPGDPRDAGHPKIARLRTVVDELLAEDRPFLAVCLSHQVLCTRLGFEVARREVPNQGTRREIDFFGARETVGFYNTFAARSSEDKAECAGVGAVEVSRDRDTGEVHALRGPHFASVQFHAESVLSRDGVRILAELLTGLVRG